One window of the Labilibaculum sp. genome contains the following:
- a CDS encoding FKBP-type peptidyl-prolyl cis-trans isomerase — MKLKVLSIVLGLGLITLASCNQKRNKSVALNNELDSVSYSLGASFGTNLERNGLTNLNEEVLLAALYASLDKDSLVIDPQKGNAVINNYIKGLQEKIGAENLAKGQKFLEENKSKEGIVVTESGLQYRIINEGEGAKPLATDKVSVHYKGTTIDGKEFDSSYKRNEPATFAANRVIKGWTEALQLMPVGSKWELFIPSNLAYGPRAMGADIKANETLIFEVELLDIIKDETKN, encoded by the coding sequence ATGAAACTAAAAGTATTATCTATTGTACTAGGTCTTGGACTAATAACATTGGCTTCTTGTAATCAAAAAAGAAATAAAAGTGTTGCTCTAAACAACGAACTTGACTCTGTAAGTTATAGTTTAGGTGCTAGTTTTGGTACTAACCTTGAGCGTAACGGGCTTACTAATTTGAACGAAGAAGTTCTTTTGGCTGCATTGTATGCTTCTCTTGACAAAGATTCATTGGTAATTGATCCTCAAAAAGGAAATGCAGTTATCAACAATTACATCAAAGGTCTTCAGGAAAAAATTGGAGCTGAAAACTTAGCTAAAGGTCAAAAATTCTTAGAAGAAAACAAATCAAAAGAAGGTATCGTAGTAACTGAAAGTGGCTTACAATACCGAATCATCAACGAAGGAGAAGGTGCTAAACCTCTTGCTACGGATAAAGTTTCAGTTCACTACAAGGGAACAACTATTGACGGGAAAGAATTTGACTCTTCTTACAAAAGAAACGAACCAGCTACATTTGCGGCTAACCGTGTAATTAAAGGATGGACTGAAGCATTACAATTAATGCCTGTAGGTTCTAAATGGGAATTATTTATTCCTTCGAATCTTGCTTACGGTCCACGTGCAATGGGTGCTGATATTAAAGCAAACGAAACTTTAATTTTCGAAGTTGAATTGTTGGATATCATAAAAGACGAAACAAAAAACTAA
- a CDS encoding ketoacyl-ACP synthase III translates to MSTKRFSKIVGSGSYTPTIRVKNEHFLNHEFFEPNGQKIETPTTEIIEKFKDITGIVERKYASADQQNSDLAYLAAKDAIESSKIDKESLDYIIVAHNFGDVKPNSTLTNQLPCLAAKVKNLLQIENPKTIAYDVLFGCPGWIQCMIQADYYIKSGDAQRVMVIGSETLSRVCDPHDRDSMIYSDGAGAAILEACEAEEASGILSHAMRTDTINEAFFLRADISDNADFEGNSNSLFIKMYGRKIYEYAITNVPGVVKESIDKAGLDIKDIKKILIHQANEKMDEAIAKRLFRLYQEKNIPENIMPMIIKEMGNNSVATVPILYDQIAKDKLDDHKLNEGDYVVFASVGAGMNINAFVYKV, encoded by the coding sequence ATGAGTACCAAAAGATTTTCGAAAATAGTTGGGTCAGGTAGTTATACCCCAACCATTCGAGTTAAAAATGAGCATTTTTTGAATCATGAATTTTTCGAACCAAATGGCCAGAAAATTGAAACTCCCACTACTGAAATTATAGAGAAATTTAAAGACATTACTGGGATTGTTGAACGAAAATATGCCTCTGCCGATCAGCAAAACTCAGATCTTGCCTATTTGGCCGCAAAAGATGCCATAGAATCATCTAAAATAGATAAAGAAAGTTTAGACTATATAATCGTTGCGCACAATTTTGGAGATGTTAAACCGAACTCTACGCTAACAAATCAATTGCCTTGTTTAGCCGCAAAAGTGAAAAATCTTCTTCAGATTGAAAACCCTAAAACGATAGCTTACGATGTTTTATTCGGATGTCCGGGTTGGATTCAATGTATGATTCAGGCTGACTACTACATCAAATCAGGCGATGCACAACGGGTAATGGTAATTGGATCAGAAACTTTATCAAGAGTTTGTGATCCGCACGACAGAGACAGTATGATTTATTCTGATGGTGCAGGTGCTGCAATATTGGAAGCATGTGAAGCAGAAGAAGCATCGGGAATATTATCTCATGCCATGAGAACCGACACGATTAATGAAGCTTTCTTTTTGCGCGCTGACATTTCGGACAATGCCGATTTTGAGGGAAACAGCAATAGTCTTTTCATTAAAATGTATGGCCGTAAAATTTACGAATATGCAATTACAAATGTTCCAGGCGTTGTAAAAGAAAGTATTGATAAAGCAGGCTTGGATATTAAGGACATCAAAAAAATCCTTATTCATCAGGCGAATGAAAAAATGGATGAGGCCATTGCTAAAAGACTCTTCCGATTGTATCAGGAAAAAAACATTCCTGAAAACATAATGCCTATGATTATTAAAGAAATGGGAAATAATTCAGTCGCAACTGTACCAATTCTTTACGATCAAATTGCCAAAGATAAATTAGACGATCATAAATTAAATGAAGGTGATTACGTTGTTTTTGCTTCGGTTGGTGCCGGAATGAACATTAATGCTTTTGTTTATAAGGTTTAA
- a CDS encoding FKBP-type peptidyl-prolyl cis-trans isomerase — MKYTEEQDKVSYCLGLSIASNLITSGVKTISVEPFMEALDAAFNGKMPELSPEEANGILQEFFGKLQEEQAGKAVEAGTKFLEENSKKEGVVSLESGLQYEIITEGNGDTPKGTDSVKCHYHGTLIDGTVFDSSVKRGEPAVFPVNGVIRGWVEALQLMPLGSKWKLYVPSDLAYGAQGAGNLIGPHTTLIFEVELLEIV; from the coding sequence ATGAAGTACACAGAAGAACAAGATAAGGTAAGCTATTGCCTTGGATTAAGCATCGCAAGTAATTTAATAACTTCAGGAGTTAAAACAATTAGTGTCGAGCCATTTATGGAAGCTTTAGATGCTGCGTTTAATGGAAAAATGCCGGAACTATCTCCGGAAGAGGCGAATGGTATTCTTCAGGAGTTTTTTGGAAAATTGCAAGAAGAACAAGCTGGAAAAGCAGTGGAAGCAGGAACAAAATTTTTAGAAGAAAACTCTAAAAAAGAAGGCGTTGTAAGTCTTGAAAGTGGACTGCAATACGAAATTATCACAGAAGGAAATGGAGACACTCCAAAAGGAACTGATAGTGTTAAATGCCACTACCATGGAACTTTAATTGATGGAACAGTTTTCGATAGTTCTGTTAAAAGAGGAGAACCTGCCGTATTTCCAGTAAATGGAGTTATCAGAGGTTGGGTTGAAGCCCTTCAGTTAATGCCTTTAGGTTCGAAATGGAAACTATATGTTCCTTCGGACTTAGCTTATGGTGCACAGGGTGCAGGAAACCTTATCGGCCCACACACAACTTTAATTTTCGAAGTTGAATTGCTTGAAATCGTATAA
- a CDS encoding mechanosensitive ion channel domain-containing protein, whose protein sequence is MKELLGVELKNWLMSGGIAEYWAIILQSLIAIIIVIIIAWICDILAKKVMISIITKLVRKTKTNWDDILLERKVFNKIAHFAPAAIIYFSAGMIDHEGLNNFIQNGAYVYMIILAIMLIETFLNAGNDIYNTMPVSKTRPIKGFLQIVKIFFYSMGIISIIALFIQKDPLTIIAGMGAFAAVILLIFKDTILGFVASIQLSANKMVNIGDWISMPSKGADGTVIDISLNTVKVQNWDKTISTIPTYALVSESFNNWKGMEESGGRRIKRHLNLDVKSIHFLSEEEIEKFEKIRLLKDYMIEKKNEIRANNPEGEIPVNQRRLTNVGTFRKYVEAYLQEHPKIHNEMTFLVRQLQVSEKGLPLEIYVFSKDQEWANYEAIQADIFDHILAIVPEFNLRVFQNPTGDDFQKLAK, encoded by the coding sequence ATGAAAGAACTCTTGGGCGTTGAATTAAAAAATTGGTTGATGAGCGGAGGAATAGCCGAATATTGGGCAATAATATTGCAATCGCTTATCGCAATCATTATTGTAATTATAATTGCATGGATATGTGACATCCTTGCAAAAAAAGTTATGATTTCCATCATCACCAAATTAGTTAGAAAAACTAAAACCAATTGGGATGATATTCTATTGGAACGAAAAGTATTTAACAAAATAGCCCATTTTGCACCTGCTGCAATCATTTATTTCAGCGCAGGTATGATTGACCATGAAGGCTTGAACAACTTCATTCAAAATGGAGCATACGTGTATATGATTATTTTGGCAATTATGCTGATTGAAACGTTTCTTAACGCCGGAAATGATATTTACAACACAATGCCAGTAAGTAAAACAAGGCCAATCAAAGGTTTCTTGCAAATTGTGAAAATCTTCTTTTACTCAATGGGAATTATTTCCATTATTGCTCTATTTATTCAGAAAGATCCATTAACAATAATTGCAGGAATGGGAGCCTTTGCTGCTGTAATCCTGTTGATTTTTAAAGATACAATACTCGGATTTGTTGCTTCTATTCAACTATCTGCCAACAAGATGGTAAATATCGGCGATTGGATTTCAATGCCATCAAAAGGAGCCGACGGAACCGTTATTGATATCAGCCTAAACACCGTTAAAGTTCAAAACTGGGACAAAACCATTAGTACGATTCCTACTTACGCTTTGGTTTCTGAATCGTTCAACAATTGGAAAGGGATGGAGGAATCTGGTGGACGAAGAATAAAACGCCATCTAAACCTTGATGTAAAATCGATTCATTTTTTAAGTGAAGAAGAAATAGAAAAATTTGAGAAAATCCGTTTGTTAAAGGATTATATGATTGAAAAAAAGAATGAAATCCGGGCAAACAATCCAGAAGGCGAAATTCCTGTGAATCAAAGAAGATTAACCAATGTTGGTACCTTTCGAAAATATGTTGAAGCTTATCTTCAGGAACACCCGAAAATTCACAATGAAATGACCTTCCTTGTTCGTCAATTACAAGTATCCGAAAAAGGATTGCCCTTGGAAATATACGTATTCTCAAAAGATCAGGAATGGGCAAATTACGAGGCCATTCAAGCTGATATCTTCGATCATATATTAGCAATAGTTCCGGAATTTAATTTAAGAGTATTCCAGAATCCAACTGGAGACGATTTTCAAAAACTAGCAAAATAA
- a CDS encoding DUF3127 domain-containing protein — MNFEINGKMIVKEETQSISDRFKKREFVIEVENERNSEWNDFIKFQLTQDRCDLLETVSLYEEIKVSFNVRGRKWEKDGKVNYFSNLEAWRIEKVQAGGSPVPEMPEFRAEDVPPAPEEDDLPF, encoded by the coding sequence ATGAATTTTGAAATTAATGGTAAGATGATCGTGAAAGAGGAAACTCAATCAATCAGCGATCGTTTCAAAAAAAGAGAATTTGTTATTGAAGTTGAAAATGAAAGAAATTCTGAATGGAATGATTTTATCAAATTTCAACTAACACAAGATCGCTGCGATTTATTAGAAACAGTTTCTTTGTACGAAGAAATTAAAGTTTCTTTTAATGTTCGTGGCCGCAAGTGGGAAAAAGATGGAAAAGTAAACTACTTTTCGAATCTTGAAGCATGGAGAATTGAAAAAGTACAAGCTGGTGGTTCTCCTGTTCCTGAAATGCCGGAATTTAGAGCAGAGGATGTTCCTCCTGCACCAGAAGAAGATGATCTTCCTTTTTAA
- a CDS encoding peptidylprolyl isomerase, whose translation MMHAEIHTEKGVMKVEFFENDAPKTVENFVNLSESGFYDGLTFHRVIPSFVIQGGCPDGTGAGGPGYSINCELNGENQYHDRGVLSMAHAGRNTGGSQFFICHGRENTSHLDRQHTCFGKVVEGLEVIDAIRAGDSIDKIVIVKE comes from the coding sequence ATGATGCACGCAGAAATTCATACCGAAAAAGGAGTTATGAAAGTAGAATTCTTTGAGAATGATGCTCCAAAAACTGTTGAAAATTTTGTTAATCTATCAGAATCTGGATTTTATGACGGCCTGACTTTTCACAGAGTTATTCCTAGTTTTGTAATTCAAGGTGGTTGTCCTGACGGTACTGGTGCCGGCGGACCAGGTTACTCAATCAATTGTGAATTGAATGGCGAAAATCAATATCACGACAGGGGCGTATTATCAATGGCTCATGCCGGAAGAAATACTGGCGGATCGCAATTTTTTATTTGCCACGGTCGCGAAAATACTTCCCATTTAGATCGCCAACATACATGTTTTGGCAAAGTGGTTGAAGGATTAGAGGTTATTGATGCAATTCGTGCAGGTGATAGCATTGATAAAATTGTGATCGTAAAAGAATAA
- a CDS encoding RNA polymerase sigma factor: MKFQKDSYYIARIKEGDPGAYAFLVDKYKKMTFNVALQLMGNREDAEEIAQDAFLKAYQALDSYKGESKFSTWIYRIIYNTAISRLRKKKLDVSSIDDDFKSSVNVKSTQSALQELRNIERKKYLFEALKRLSGDERSLITLFYLEENSVDEVCSITGLSASNVKVKLHRARKKLYTQLELALHGELKTIL, encoded by the coding sequence ATGAAGTTTCAAAAGGATAGTTATTACATAGCTAGGATTAAAGAAGGAGATCCCGGGGCATACGCTTTTCTTGTAGATAAATACAAGAAGATGACGTTTAATGTAGCCTTGCAACTAATGGGAAATCGTGAAGATGCTGAAGAAATTGCCCAAGATGCATTTTTGAAAGCATATCAAGCCTTGGATAGCTATAAAGGAGAATCAAAATTTTCAACTTGGATTTATCGGATTATTTATAATACAGCCATATCAAGATTGAGGAAAAAAAAATTAGATGTAAGTTCTATTGATGATGATTTTAAAAGTTCAGTAAATGTGAAATCAACACAGTCGGCCTTACAGGAACTAAGAAATATTGAAAGGAAAAAGTACCTTTTTGAAGCATTGAAAAGGTTGTCGGGTGATGAAAGGAGCCTTATTACTCTGTTTTATTTGGAAGAAAATTCGGTAGATGAGGTTTGCTCTATTACTGGTTTAAGCGCTTCCAATGTTAAGGTGAAATTGCATCGTGCAAGAAAAAAGCTTTATACTCAGTTGGAGTTGGCTCTGCATGGTGAATTAAAAACGATATTATAG
- a CDS encoding PQ-loop repeat-containing protein yields MRTALLKLNFFESLGWFGNIILSIGVIPQVVQTYKTHDVASFNWPFLLMWAFGVLFTFIYIVNGDLKSNKRQYPLWLNYLVNIFATFYLCYAKLIFS; encoded by the coding sequence ATGAGAACAGCATTACTAAAATTAAATTTTTTTGAATCTCTAGGTTGGTTCGGCAATATTATTTTAAGCATTGGAGTAATACCTCAGGTAGTACAAACCTACAAAACACATGATGTTGCAAGTTTTAATTGGCCATTTTTACTCATGTGGGCCTTTGGGGTGCTCTTTACTTTTATTTATATTGTAAATGGAGATTTAAAATCCAATAAACGCCAATATCCGCTGTGGCTTAATTATTTAGTAAATATATTTGCTACCTTTTACCTTTGTTACGCTAAGCTGATATTCAGTTAA
- a CDS encoding DUF6249 domain-containing protein, translating to MDITGVVAIISVFGIIPLIVFLVHRHKERQALIEKGMDINLLVGEKKCSTLESLKYGVLLIGLAIGILIGNILDAYTSLNEEVSYFSMIFLFGGLALLVFYGIAKKQEEEK from the coding sequence ATGGATATAACAGGAGTAGTAGCAATCATTTCCGTATTTGGAATCATTCCTTTGATCGTTTTCTTAGTGCACCGTCACAAAGAAAGACAAGCTTTAATTGAAAAAGGCATGGATATCAACCTTTTAGTTGGAGAAAAAAAGTGCAGCACTTTGGAAAGTTTAAAATATGGAGTTCTTCTAATTGGTCTTGCAATTGGAATTCTAATTGGAAATATCTTAGATGCTTACACAAGTTTAAATGAAGAAGTATCTTACTTTTCAATGATCTTTTTATTCGGTGGACTTGCCTTACTGGTTTTCTACGGAATTGCTAAAAAACAAGAAGAAGAAAAATAA
- the mnmD gene encoding tRNA (5-methylaminomethyl-2-thiouridine)(34)-methyltransferase MnmD gives MKNFKRELKITEDGSHTLFVPELNEHYHSTHGAIQEAMHVYLNAGFNFCGQNPIHILEIGFGTGLNCFLTLIEAEKQKRTVIYHSIELYPIKEEHIQCLNYTDQIEGSDKDVFFKLHQSEWNQNVEITKFFTLNKLQGDLRKYIFPATYDLIYFDAFAPDIQPDLWTQDIFEKLYNHLNEDGILTTYSTKGIIKQALRGAGFDVKRMPGPPGKRQMLRAKKTCFNTKQMIE, from the coding sequence ATGAAGAATTTTAAAAGAGAACTTAAAATAACTGAAGATGGTTCTCATACCCTCTTTGTTCCAGAATTAAATGAGCATTACCATTCTACTCATGGTGCCATTCAAGAGGCTATGCATGTGTATTTAAATGCCGGCTTCAATTTTTGCGGACAAAATCCAATTCATATTTTAGAAATTGGTTTTGGAACAGGACTAAACTGCTTCCTCACTCTTATTGAAGCCGAAAAACAAAAAAGAACCGTAATCTACCATTCAATAGAATTGTATCCGATAAAAGAAGAACACATTCAATGTTTGAATTACACCGATCAAATAGAAGGATCAGACAAAGATGTTTTTTTCAAATTGCACCAGTCGGAATGGAATCAGAACGTTGAAATCACAAAATTCTTTACTCTTAATAAACTGCAGGGCGATCTCCGGAAATATATTTTCCCAGCCACGTATGATCTCATCTATTTTGATGCCTTTGCTCCTGATATTCAGCCCGATTTATGGACTCAGGATATTTTTGAAAAACTGTACAATCACCTAAATGAAGATGGAATTTTAACAACCTACTCTACAAAAGGCATCATAAAACAAGCTCTGAGAGGTGCTGGATTTGATGTAAAACGCATGCCTGGCCCACCTGGCAAAAGACAAATGCTGCGCGCAAAAAAGACATGTTTCAATACAAAACAGATGATTGAATAA
- a CDS encoding MATE family efflux transporter encodes MNQIKDLTRGKIFPQIIKLAIPIIATSFVQMAYNMTDMAWLGQVGSETVSAVGIALYLVWFGSSLLFITKIGAEVGISQSIGSKNLERAQSFAKNAFSLSFIISIGFALSVWIFADPIVGLFNIKSEFVNETAFKYLRIIAVGMPFTYSNITMAGIYNGVGNTKTSFWINASGLIINMILDPILIFGWGSIPGMGAEGAGIATVISQLSVFLLFIYYLYIKENPLQIKNYLGKIQKEFFLPILKVGGPVALQSACFAIIAMVLARIINNIAHGNSIPFSVQSIGSQIEALSWMTASGFSTALGTFTGQNYGANKWERIQKGFFITIGIAGFIGLISTLLFFFAGDHIFGLFINNSENDVAKMGIVYLIILGFSQVFMCVEITATGAFNGIGRAVPPAIVGILGNLLRIPFAYLLSYTLVDYLPEFQNWINSESVSATGVWWGLTISSVLKGSILFLWFLILLNNHPENLSPIPLKRLWIRIIPSRLRQSSTIINPLENEEF; translated from the coding sequence GTGAACCAAATTAAAGATCTTACCAGAGGAAAAATTTTTCCTCAAATTATAAAACTGGCTATTCCAATAATTGCCACCTCATTTGTGCAAATGGCATACAACATGACGGATATGGCGTGGTTGGGACAAGTTGGAAGCGAAACTGTAAGTGCTGTTGGAATTGCTCTTTATCTGGTTTGGTTTGGTTCATCACTCCTCTTTATTACCAAAATTGGTGCTGAAGTAGGAATTTCACAATCAATAGGAAGTAAAAATCTTGAACGGGCACAATCATTTGCAAAAAACGCGTTCAGTTTATCTTTTATTATCTCCATTGGATTTGCTTTATCAGTATGGATATTTGCCGACCCTATTGTAGGTCTTTTTAATATTAAAAGTGAATTTGTAAACGAGACTGCCTTCAAATACCTTCGGATAATTGCCGTTGGAATGCCATTTACCTATTCCAACATCACTATGGCTGGTATTTATAATGGAGTTGGCAATACCAAAACCTCATTTTGGATCAATGCCTCCGGCTTGATTATAAATATGATACTCGATCCAATTCTTATTTTTGGTTGGGGAAGTATTCCAGGCATGGGTGCCGAAGGTGCAGGAATCGCGACTGTAATTTCTCAGCTAAGTGTTTTTCTACTATTTATATACTACTTGTATATCAAGGAAAACCCATTACAAATCAAAAACTATTTAGGGAAAATTCAAAAAGAATTCTTTCTGCCAATTCTAAAAGTAGGTGGTCCTGTTGCACTTCAATCCGCTTGCTTTGCCATTATTGCTATGGTTTTGGCACGAATAATTAACAATATTGCTCACGGAAATTCAATTCCTTTTTCTGTTCAATCGATAGGATCACAAATAGAAGCACTATCATGGATGACTGCATCGGGCTTCTCAACCGCATTGGGAACATTTACAGGGCAAAATTACGGTGCCAATAAATGGGAACGAATACAAAAAGGATTTTTTATCACTATAGGAATTGCAGGTTTTATTGGATTGATCAGTACCCTTCTCTTCTTTTTTGCCGGAGACCACATTTTCGGATTGTTTATAAACAACAGTGAAAATGATGTAGCAAAAATGGGAATTGTCTATCTAATCATCCTAGGTTTCTCGCAGGTATTTATGTGTGTTGAAATTACAGCAACTGGAGCCTTTAACGGAATAGGAAGAGCAGTTCCTCCTGCAATAGTTGGAATTCTAGGAAACCTGTTACGAATTCCTTTTGCCTATTTATTAAGTTACACTTTAGTTGATTACTTGCCTGAATTTCAGAACTGGATAAATTCTGAGTCCGTTTCGGCAACAGGTGTTTGGTGGGGATTAACCATTAGCAGCGTATTGAAAGGAAGTATTTTATTTTTATGGTTCTTGATTTTGCTAAACAACCATCCCGAAAACTTGTCTCCCATACCTTTAAAACGTTTATGGATTAGAATAATTCCAAGCCGATTACGCCAATCCTCTACAATCATTAATCCACTCGAGAATGAAGAATTTTAA
- a CDS encoding chalcone isomerase family protein produces MKKLLTLFLLLSGFYSIPQTRIGGIELPNELIVKEHQLQLKGAGTRVKFWMDMYAMGLYLSEDMNDAEKIISTDESMGIRLEIISGLITSEKMEKATRDGFKNATNGEMENIKQEIDDFISVFLGGIEKKDVFEFIYSPAIGTLIYKNGELKQSIQGLPFKQALFGIWLCSKPADKNLKENLLN; encoded by the coding sequence ATGAAAAAACTACTTACTCTTTTTCTTTTATTATCAGGCTTTTACAGTATTCCTCAAACAAGAATTGGTGGAATTGAACTACCAAACGAATTGATTGTTAAGGAGCATCAGTTGCAATTAAAAGGTGCAGGAACTCGTGTTAAATTTTGGATGGACATGTATGCAATGGGTTTGTATCTGTCAGAGGATATGAATGACGCTGAAAAAATTATCTCCACAGATGAGAGTATGGGAATCCGCTTAGAAATTATATCCGGATTAATTACATCGGAAAAAATGGAAAAAGCTACCAGAGATGGCTTTAAGAATGCCACCAATGGTGAAATGGAAAATATCAAACAGGAAATTGATGACTTTATTTCTGTTTTTCTGGGTGGTATTGAGAAAAAAGACGTGTTTGAATTTATATACTCTCCTGCTATTGGGACTTTGATATATAAAAATGGTGAATTAAAACAATCTATTCAAGGATTGCCATTCAAGCAAGCCTTATTCGGCATATGGCTTTGCAGCAAACCTGCAGATAAAAACCTAAAAGAGAATTTATTAAATTAA
- a CDS encoding M64 family metallopeptidase, with protein sequence MNKKSLLVVVLIAFYSACYGQSDFDKYFESKTLRIDYMMGGDANSQTIFLKELKEEPKWGGSKTNLTDLFGYGTYRFKLFDVESGELIYSKGFNSLFQEWQSTAEAKELKRAFYQVNVMPYPKQTARFVLESRKRDGTMEVIWEYTIDPTNYFIGKEKPKSVSFTKIMGEGDPAESVDIAFIAEGYTAGEMEKFRADAKRVAGYLLDVPPFDKYADRFNIYALESVSEDSGTDIPGENIYKNTVVNTTFYTFDVDRYLTTFDIKSLHDISANVPYDQIFVLINTDKYGGGGFYNYYSSCSADNALSYEVSSHEFGHGFAGLGDEYYSSEVAYEDFYNLEIEPWEPNITTLVDFDRKWKSMLDDAIPIPTPRTPGFVDSLGVFEGGGYMAKGIYSPMQDCKMKSNQMKHFCPVCEKAVEQVILFHIGK encoded by the coding sequence ATGAATAAAAAATCTTTACTGGTAGTTGTGCTAATTGCATTTTATTCTGCTTGCTACGGACAAAGTGATTTCGATAAATATTTTGAGAGCAAAACGCTGCGGATTGATTATATGATGGGTGGTGATGCAAATTCTCAAACTATTTTTCTAAAAGAATTGAAAGAAGAGCCTAAATGGGGAGGAAGTAAAACCAATTTAACTGATCTGTTTGGGTACGGAACATACCGGTTTAAACTTTTTGATGTGGAATCTGGTGAATTAATTTATTCAAAAGGTTTTAACTCTTTGTTTCAGGAATGGCAGTCAACAGCCGAAGCAAAAGAATTAAAAAGAGCATTTTATCAGGTGAATGTAATGCCTTATCCGAAACAAACAGCACGATTTGTATTGGAATCCAGAAAAAGAGATGGAACCATGGAGGTGATTTGGGAATATACGATTGACCCGACTAATTATTTTATTGGTAAGGAAAAACCCAAGAGTGTTTCATTTACAAAGATAATGGGAGAAGGTGATCCTGCAGAAAGTGTTGATATTGCTTTTATAGCAGAGGGGTATACTGCCGGCGAAATGGAGAAATTTAGGGCGGATGCAAAACGTGTGGCCGGTTATTTGCTTGATGTACCTCCATTTGATAAGTATGCAGATCGATTTAATATTTATGCTTTAGAATCGGTCTCCGAAGATTCAGGAACTGATATTCCAGGTGAAAATATTTATAAAAATACTGTAGTGAATACTACTTTTTATACTTTCGATGTTGATCGTTACCTAACAACTTTTGATATCAAATCATTGCATGACATTTCTGCAAATGTTCCGTACGATCAGATATTTGTTCTTATTAATACCGACAAGTACGGTGGTGGTGGATTCTACAATTATTATTCGAGTTGTTCGGCCGATAATGCATTGTCATATGAAGTTTCAAGTCATGAGTTTGGTCACGGGTTTGCCGGATTGGGAGATGAGTATTATTCATCAGAAGTGGCATATGAAGATTTTTATAATCTGGAAATTGAACCTTGGGAGCCAAATATTACCACTCTTGTTGATTTTGATCGTAAATGGAAGAGTATGTTGGATGATGCGATTCCTATTCCTACGCCAAGAACTCCCGGGTTCGTTGATAGTTTAGGTGTATTTGAAGGCGGTGGTTATATGGCTAAGGGAATTTATTCACCGATGCAGGATTGCAAAATGAAATCGAATCAAATGAAACATTTTTGCCCGGTTTGTGAGAAAGCTGTGGAGCAGGTGATACTGTTTCATATTGGAAAATAA